Proteins encoded together in one Triticum dicoccoides isolate Atlit2015 ecotype Zavitan chromosome 7B, WEW_v2.0, whole genome shotgun sequence window:
- the LOC119337108 gene encoding probable indole-3-pyruvate monooxygenase YUCCA10: MENVIVLIVGAGPAGLATAACLSQFSIPYVIVERESCSASLWRNRAYDRLKLHLAKEFCELPHMSYPLDAPTYIPKTLFVKYLDDYVEHFNIQPKYLTSVESSTFDNEEKCWSIMAHDMAKSTIVRFTTKFLVVASGENSAENIPMIPGLQTFPGDVIHSSSYKSGKSYFGMNVLVVGSGNSGMEIAYDLVAHGANTSIIIRSPIHVMTKESIRLGMTLAHRLPLNLVDSLLVMAANLIFGDLSRYGIRRPKMGPMILKSETGRSAVIDVGTVGLIKKGIIKVQGSISKIMGDIVEFQCSKKISFDAIVFATGYKSTANIWLKNGENMLNGNGLPIKEYLNHWKGENGLYCVGLGRRGLAGIAADAKNIASDIKSVIGTMSG; encoded by the exons ATGGAGAATGTTATAGTGTTGATTGTTGGCGCTGGGCCAGCAGGCCTTGCAACAGCAGCATGCCTTAGCCAATTCTCAATTCCCTATGTCATTGTCGAGCGTGAAAGTTGTAGTGCATCGCTTTGGCGCAATCGCGCCTACGATCGCCTCAAGCTACATCTTGCAAAGGAGTTCTGTGAGTTGCCACACATGTCATACCCACTAGATGCACCAACATACATACCAAAAACCTTGTTTGTGAAGTACTTGGATGACTATGTGGAGCATTTCAATATTCAACCCAAGTATCTCACTAGTGTGGAGTCATCCACATTTGACAATGAAGAAAAATGTTGGTCCATCATGGCACATGACATGGCAAAGAGCACAATAGTCAGGTTCACAACAAAGTTTCTTGTTGTGGCAAGTGGTGAGAATAGTGCAGAGAATATTCCCATGATCCCCGGACTGCAAACTTTCCCGGGTGATGTCATCCACTCCTCAAGCTACAAGTCAGGAAAGAGCTATTTTGGCATGAATGTATTGGTCGTTGGATCTGGCAACTCTGGAATGGAAATTGCTTATGACCTTGTGGCTCATGGTGCCAATACTTCAATCATTATACGAAGCCCG ATTCATGTAATGACAAAGGAATCAATCCGGTTGGGGATGACACTTGCTCATCGTCTTCCACTGAATCTAGTGGATAGTCTCCTTGTGATGGCGGCGAATTTAATATTTGGAGACCTATCGAGGTATGGCATCAGAAGGCCAAAAATGGGTCCAATGATTCTTAAGTCAGAAACCGGCCGATCCGCTGTTATTGATGTTGGCACTGTTGGGTTAATCAAAAAAGGTATTATCAAA GTACAAGGGAGCATTAGTAAGATCATGGGCGATATAGTTGAATTTCAGTGCAGTAAAAAGATATCATTTGATGCGATTGTGTTTGCAACTGGATATAAAAGCACAGCAAATATATGGCTCAAG AATGGTGAGAACATGTTAAATGGCAATGGGTTGCCCATCAAAGAATATCTGAATCATTGGAAAGGTGAAAATGGGCTCTACTGTGTTGGGTTAGGAAGGAGAGGATTGGCTGGTATTGCAGCAGATGCCAAGAATATCGCCAGTGACATCAAATCAGTGATAGGCACTATGTCCGGCTAA